The sequence below is a genomic window from Clostridia bacterium.
CCGAGGACAGGACGTCCGAGGCCGGCCTCTTGAGACAGGAGGTCGAATTGGCCGGGAACCCCGCCGAAGGGCGAGGGGGAGCCATACGGATCGCTGGCGAGCCCATGTGGAGCCGGCGCCAGCGCTCCGGCATGGGAAATGTTTCGGAAGCATCTCAGCTGATTACGGAGGGGAAATTGTATGGAATATCACTTGACCATCAAAGATTTACCGCCGGATTCCCGCCCCCGGGAGCGGCTGGCTACGCTTGGACCCCAGGCTCTTTCCCATGCTGAGCTCCTAGCCATCATCCTGGGTTCGGGTACCCACGATAGCACCGCCATCGAACTGGCCAACCGGGTGCTGGCTCGGCCCGAGGGAGTGAGGTTCTTGGCCGAGGCTACTTGGGAGGAGCTGACCCAGATCCGGGGTATCGGCCGGGCCAAGGCAGCCCAGATCAAGGCGGCGGTGGAGCTAGGCCGGCGGCTGGTGGTACTGAGGCCCGATGATCCCCCGCAGATCCTGGCGCCTCAGGATGCCGCTCACTTGGTTATGGAAGAGATGCGCTACCTGGACCGAGAACATTTTCAGGTATTTAGCCTCAATACTAAAAACCGGGTATTAGCCCTGGAAACGGTGGCGGTGGGGACTTTAAACAGCGCTGGAATTCATCCCCGCGAGGTATTTAAAAATCCCATCAAGAGGAGCGCTGCTGCCATCATCTTGGTCCACAACCATCCCAGCGGCGATCCTTCCCCCAGCCGGGATGATATAGCCATTACCAAGAGGCTGTTGGAGGCAGGTAGCATTTTGGGTATCGAGGTCTTGGATCACCTAATCATTGGCAACAACCGTTTTGTTAGCCTCAAAGAGCAAGGGCTGATTTAGGCCGAGATGCAAGGTTATGGCAAAACTGGACAAGATATGGCCCTTGTTTGCCTCTTCACACTTAGTCTATAATGAGTTGAACTCAGGTATTTCCCAGGAATTAAAGAAAGGGAGATAATCGTGTTGTTCGCAAGAGATTTGGGTATCGACTTGGGTACTGCCAATTCATTGGTGCATTTACGTGGCAAGGGAATCGTAGTCTACGAACCATCAGTTGTAGCCATTCAGAGGGATGCCAATCGGGTCTTGGCTGTAGGGGCTGAGGCCAAGCGCATGATCGGACGTACGCCGGGAAATATCGTCGCCATCCGACCCATGAAGGATGGCGTAATTGCTGATTTCGATATCACCCAAAGCATGCTCCGCTACTTTATCCGCCGCGCCTTGGGCAACAACACCTTTTTAGTGCGCCCCCGGGTGGTGGTTGGCGTTCCCTCGGGAGTAACGGCGGTGGAACGGCGAGCGGTGGTGGAGGCGGCCATGGCGGCCGGGGCCAAGGAAGCCCACCTGATTGAAGAGCCCATGGCAGCGGCCATTGGCGCCGGGTTGCCGGTAGAGGAGCCCACCGGTAATATGATCGTTGACATCGGCGGTGGCACCACTGAAGTGGCCATCATTTCCCTAGGCGGGATTGTCACCTCCAAATCCATCCGCATCGGCGGCGATGAAATGGATGAAGCCATCGTCCAATACATCAAGCGCAA
It includes:
- the radC gene encoding DNA repair protein RadC translates to MEYHLTIKDLPPDSRPRERLATLGPQALSHAELLAIILGSGTHDSTAIELANRVLARPEGVRFLAEATWEELTQIRGIGRAKAAQIKAAVELGRRLVVLRPDDPPQILAPQDAAHLVMEEMRYLDREHFQVFSLNTKNRVLALETVAVGTLNSAGIHPREVFKNPIKRSAAAIILVHNHPSGDPSPSRDDIAITKRLLEAGSILGIEVLDHLIIGNNRFVSLKEQGLI
- a CDS encoding rod shape-determining protein, with the translated sequence MIVLFARDLGIDLGTANSLVHLRGKGIVVYEPSVVAIQRDANRVLAVGAEAKRMIGRTPGNIVAIRPMKDGVIADFDITQSMLRYFIRRALGNNTFLVRPRVVVGVPSGVTAVERRAVVEAAMAAGAKEAHLIEEPMAAAIGAGLPVEEPTGNMIVDIGGGTTEVAIISLGGIVTSKSIRIGGDEMDEAIVQYIKRNYNLMIGDRTAEEIKIEIGAAYFPADAGDERRQSEYEVRGRDLVTGLPKTISIGAEEIQQALSEPVAAILEAIKVCLEKTPPELAADIMDRGIVLAGGGSLLYGLDRLVAEETGMPVHQAEEPLLAVAQGTGKVLENINVLRRVLLPASKAV